One Citrobacter amalonaticus genomic window carries:
- a CDS encoding PTS lactose/cellobiose transporter subunit IIA, producing the protein MIALEEAVMEIIVNAGQSRSLCFEALHAARAGNIDEAKSLLREADGYARQAHHMQTKLIEQDAGEARQPMTLIMVHAQDHLMTSLLARELSEEIIHLYQR; encoded by the coding sequence TGCATTAGAAGAAGCAGTAATGGAAATTATCGTCAATGCCGGACAGTCCCGTAGTCTGTGCTTCGAGGCGCTGCACGCCGCGCGCGCAGGCAACATTGACGAGGCGAAAAGCCTGCTTCGGGAAGCTGACGGTTACGCCCGTCAGGCCCACCACATGCAAACCAAATTGATCGAACAGGATGCCGGGGAAGCCCGGCAACCCATGACGTTAATTATGGTGCATGCACAGGATCATTTAATGACATCGCTGCTAGCCCGCGAACTGTCAGAAGAAATTATTCACCTCTATCAACGTTAA